In Methylocystis sp. IM3, the following are encoded in one genomic region:
- a CDS encoding formylmethanofuran dehydrogenase subunit A, which produces MLTRLRGGHVVDPATERDAVEDLWIEDGRIVARPQGRKADAEYDLSGHVVMAGAIDVHSHIAGGGVNTARLLLPETHPGHRPRPASTPLSEAGWTAFETGRLYAGMGFTTVIEPAVLPHHALHAHLEMADIPIIDKGFLTVLGNDDILLGALRGRESDSALADYVGATLAATRGIGVKCANPGGVCGCKQNMRSFSLDDEVPEYGVSGRDIFTRLQRAVVASGIPHPLHLHMSNLGLGGNIDTALDTIDAAEGLPLHLAHAQFYAYGKEGAHGFSSAAARLAEKINANRNVTLDVGQVMFAETVTISTDVMKQLNSLPSARPKKGVIYDGDSSGLGVVPYSYRISDYYNAVQWAAGLELFLLTHDPMRVFFTTDHPNGAPFTTYPEVFALLMSADKRAQWMSRLPAQVLEMTTLPSIKREYTLYEIAAMTRAAPRKLYGLEDRGTLGEGAVADIAVYRTQKDKAAMFRDAAYVFKDGELVVRDGEALRFTRGRTLFVRPGYDDQMDRRLDAWYADAYGLPRAMFGVCDAALPNRDFFEEVPSRRRA; this is translated from the coding sequence ATGCTGACCCGTCTTCGCGGCGGCCATGTCGTCGACCCGGCCACTGAACGCGACGCCGTCGAAGACCTCTGGATCGAGGATGGACGCATCGTCGCGCGGCCGCAAGGCCGAAAGGCCGACGCCGAATATGATCTCTCGGGACACGTCGTCATGGCCGGCGCCATCGACGTTCATTCCCACATCGCCGGCGGCGGCGTGAACACGGCGCGGCTGCTTCTGCCCGAGACCCATCCGGGGCATCGTCCGCGCCCGGCGAGCACGCCGCTGTCAGAAGCGGGCTGGACCGCTTTCGAGACGGGCCGCCTCTATGCGGGCATGGGTTTCACCACCGTCATCGAGCCGGCGGTGCTGCCGCATCACGCCCTGCACGCCCATCTCGAAATGGCCGACATTCCGATCATCGACAAGGGCTTTCTGACGGTTCTGGGCAATGACGACATTCTGCTCGGCGCGCTGCGCGGCCGCGAGAGCGACAGCGCGCTCGCCGATTATGTCGGCGCCACGCTCGCAGCGACCAGAGGGATCGGCGTCAAATGCGCCAATCCCGGCGGCGTCTGTGGATGCAAGCAGAACATGCGCTCGTTTTCGCTCGACGACGAGGTTCCCGAATATGGCGTGTCGGGTCGCGACATCTTCACGCGTCTCCAGCGCGCCGTCGTCGCGAGCGGCATTCCGCATCCGCTGCATCTGCACATGAGCAATCTCGGGCTCGGCGGCAATATCGACACCGCGCTCGACACCATCGACGCCGCAGAGGGCCTCCCCCTGCATCTCGCGCACGCCCAGTTCTACGCCTATGGCAAGGAGGGCGCGCACGGCTTCTCCTCGGCGGCCGCGCGACTCGCCGAGAAAATAAATGCAAACAGGAATGTCACGCTCGACGTGGGGCAGGTGATGTTCGCCGAGACGGTGACGATTTCCACCGACGTGATGAAACAGCTCAACAGCCTGCCGAGCGCAAGGCCGAAGAAGGGCGTCATCTACGACGGCGACAGCAGCGGCCTCGGCGTCGTCCCTTATTCCTATCGCATCTCGGATTACTATAACGCCGTGCAATGGGCGGCGGGCCTCGAACTGTTCCTGCTCACGCATGATCCGATGCGCGTCTTCTTCACGACCGATCATCCCAACGGCGCGCCGTTCACGACCTATCCGGAAGTCTTCGCCCTCCTGATGAGCGCGGACAAGCGGGCGCAATGGATGTCGCGGCTCCCGGCGCAGGTGCTGGAGATGACGACGCTGCCCTCGATCAAGCGCGAATATACGCTCTACGAGATCGCTGCGATGACGCGCGCCGCGCCGCGCAAGCTCTATGGTCTCGAGGATCGCGGGACGCTCGGGGAGGGCGCCGTCGCCGACATTGCGGTTTACAGGACGCAGAAGGACAAGGCGGCGATGTTTCGCGATGCGGCCTATGTCTTCAAGGACGGCGAGCTGGTCGTGCGCGACGGCGAGGCGCTCCGCTTCACGCGCGGCCGGACGCTCTTCGTGCGGCCCGGTTACGACGACCAGATGGACAGGCGCCTCGACGCCTGGTACGCCGACGCCTACGGCCTTCCGCGCGCCATGTTCGGCGTCTGTGACGCGGCGCTGCCGAACCGGGACTTTTTCGAGGAAGTTCCCTCCCGCCGGCGCGCCTGA